The Vitis riparia cultivar Riparia Gloire de Montpellier isolate 1030 chromosome 3, EGFV_Vit.rip_1.0, whole genome shotgun sequence genome includes a region encoding these proteins:
- the LOC117911228 gene encoding uncharacterized protein LOC117911228 isoform X2 — translation MEECMRECMRKLALWFTRTFKPIITHDELVPIMDTLGFVALPHAGSPAWKEYVYVAGGCRYLLPAETPLPLPPRPRLPYPRIDGLHICTYRAFIDAVNFYLEMSNTSDLFHIRGMPLHRIYDKNKKWRRMEEEDSVFVYRDGTLEQGTYNTYNVSKSPNSSSSGNSLKRKSKRSTRSMESPIPPQSTTRIIS, via the exons ATGGAAGAGTGTATGAGAGAATGTATGAGGAAGCTTGCGCTCTGGTTCACGAGAACCTTCAAGCCGATCATCACTCACGACGAGCTTGTTCCGATCATGGACACGCTCGGCTTCGTGGCGCTTCCTCACGCCGGCTCACCTGCTTGGAAGGAGTACGTGTACGTCGCCGGCGGATGCCGCTACCTTTTACCGGCGGAGACGCCGCTGCCGCTGCCGCCGCGGCCGAGGCTGCCGTACCCTAGGATCGACGGCCTCCACATCTGCACTTACCGCGCGTTCATCGATGCCGTTAACTTCTACCTCGAGATGAGCAACACTTCTGATCTCTTCCACATTCG GGGGATGCCGCTCCATCGGATTTATGACAAAAATAAGAAGTGGAGAAGGATGGAGGAGGAGGACAGCGTATTTGTTTACAGAGACGGAACATTGGAACAAGGGACATACAATACGTATAATGTGAGCAAGAGCCccaacagcagcagcagcggCAACAGTCTCAAGCGCAAGTCAAAG CGTTCGACAAGGAGCATGGAGAGCCCAATCCCACCCCAATCCACCACAAGGATCATAAGCTGA
- the LOC117911228 gene encoding uncharacterized protein LOC117911228 isoform X1 — protein MEECMRECMRKLALWFTRTFKPIITHDELVPIMDTLGFVALPHAGSPAWKEYVYVAGGCRYLLPAETPLPLPPRPRLPYPRIDGLHICTYRAFIDAVNFYLEMSNTSDLFHIRGMPLHRIYDKNKKWRRMEEEDSVFVYRDGTLEQGTYNTYNVSKSPNSSSSGNSLKRKSKVIRNEGDSNVSLTAIVRLNDIIVS, from the exons ATGGAAGAGTGTATGAGAGAATGTATGAGGAAGCTTGCGCTCTGGTTCACGAGAACCTTCAAGCCGATCATCACTCACGACGAGCTTGTTCCGATCATGGACACGCTCGGCTTCGTGGCGCTTCCTCACGCCGGCTCACCTGCTTGGAAGGAGTACGTGTACGTCGCCGGCGGATGCCGCTACCTTTTACCGGCGGAGACGCCGCTGCCGCTGCCGCCGCGGCCGAGGCTGCCGTACCCTAGGATCGACGGCCTCCACATCTGCACTTACCGCGCGTTCATCGATGCCGTTAACTTCTACCTCGAGATGAGCAACACTTCTGATCTCTTCCACATTCG GGGGATGCCGCTCCATCGGATTTATGACAAAAATAAGAAGTGGAGAAGGATGGAGGAGGAGGACAGCGTATTTGTTTACAGAGACGGAACATTGGAACAAGGGACATACAATACGTATAATGTGAGCAAGAGCCccaacagcagcagcagcggCAACAGTCTCAAGCGCAAGTCAAAGGTGATCCGTAACGAGGGTGACAGCAATGTCTCCCTCACTGCCATTGTTCGATTAAATGACATCATTGTTTCATAG
- the LOC117911227 gene encoding expansin-A20 isoform X2 — protein MGALQAMVVCLFLVRACTTNAQVEQWKSATATYSKETDASIITEGACGYGDLHKISYGKYSAGLSTMLFNRGSTCGGCFELRCVDHILWCLQGSPSVILTATDFCPPNFGLPTDYGGWCNFPQEHFEMSEAAFAEIAGLHADIVPVQYRRVKCHRNGGMRFTVSGNSHYYQVLITNVGLDGEVVAVKVKGSRTGWIPMARNWGQIWQCNINLEGQPLSFEVTASSGKTLTSYNVASGNWRFGQTFEGKQF, from the exons ATGGGTGCCCTTCAAGCCATGGTTGTTTGCTTGTTTCTAGTGCGTGCATGCACAACCAATGCCCAGGTTGAGCAATGGAAGTCTGCCACTGCAACATACTCCAAAGAAACAGATGCCTCAATCATAACTG AAGGTGCTTGTGGTTATGGGGACCTTCACAAGATCAGCTATGGAAAGTACAGTGCTGGACTCAGTACCATGTTGTTCAATAGAGGCAGTACCTGTGGGGGCTGCTTTGAATTGAGATGTGTTGATCACATCTTGTGGTGTCTCCAGGGGAGCCCATCTGTTATCCTCACAGCCACAGACTTTTGTCCACCAAATTTTGGGCTTCCAACTGATTATGGTGGCTGGTGCAATTTCCCCCAAGAACATTTTGAGATGTCCGAAGCCGCCTTTGCTGAAATTGCAGGGTTACATGCTGATATAGTTCCAGTTCAGTACAGGAG GGTTAAGTGTCACAGAAATGGAGGAATGAGATTTACAGTGAGTGGAAATTCCCACTACTATCAAGTCTTAATCACCAATGTTGGGTTGGATGGGGAAGTTGTAGCAGTGAAAGTGAAGGGATCAAGAACAGGGTGGATACCCATGGCAAGGAACTGGGGACAAATCTGGCAATGCAATATTAACCTTGAAGGACAACCTCTATCGTTTGAGGTGACAGCCAGCAGTGGAAAAACACTCACCTCCTACAATGTTGCTTCAGGAAATTGGAGATTTGGTCAGACATTTGAAGGGAAACAGTTCTAG
- the LOC117911227 gene encoding expansin-A16 isoform X1, translated as MEVCHCNILQRNRCLNHNWYFFCLLLYSSSSLYISLTQLGLKVFKSFFLFNIAEGACGYGDLHKISYGKYSAGLSTMLFNRGSTCGGCFELRCVDHILWCLQGSPSVILTATDFCPPNFGLPTDYGGWCNFPQEHFEMSEAAFAEIAGLHADIVPVQYRRVKCHRNGGMRFTVSGNSHYYQVLITNVGLDGEVVAVKVKGSRTGWIPMARNWGQIWQCNINLEGQPLSFEVTASSGKTLTSYNVASGNWRFGQTFEGKQF; from the exons ATGGAAGTCTGCCACTGCAACATACTCCAAAGAAACAGATGCCTCAATCATAACTGGTACTTCTTCTGCCTCCTCCTATATTCCTCCTCCTCTCTCTACATTTCTCTAACTCAACTGGGGTTAAAAGTTTTCAAGAGTTTCTTTCTGTTTAATATTGCAGAAGGTGCTTGTGGTTATGGGGACCTTCACAAGATCAGCTATGGAAAGTACAGTGCTGGACTCAGTACCATGTTGTTCAATAGAGGCAGTACCTGTGGGGGCTGCTTTGAATTGAGATGTGTTGATCACATCTTGTGGTGTCTCCAGGGGAGCCCATCTGTTATCCTCACAGCCACAGACTTTTGTCCACCAAATTTTGGGCTTCCAACTGATTATGGTGGCTGGTGCAATTTCCCCCAAGAACATTTTGAGATGTCCGAAGCCGCCTTTGCTGAAATTGCAGGGTTACATGCTGATATAGTTCCAGTTCAGTACAGGAG GGTTAAGTGTCACAGAAATGGAGGAATGAGATTTACAGTGAGTGGAAATTCCCACTACTATCAAGTCTTAATCACCAATGTTGGGTTGGATGGGGAAGTTGTAGCAGTGAAAGTGAAGGGATCAAGAACAGGGTGGATACCCATGGCAAGGAACTGGGGACAAATCTGGCAATGCAATATTAACCTTGAAGGACAACCTCTATCGTTTGAGGTGACAGCCAGCAGTGGAAAAACACTCACCTCCTACAATGTTGCTTCAGGAAATTGGAGATTTGGTCAGACATTTGAAGGGAAACAGTTCTAG
- the LOC117911226 gene encoding pentatricopeptide repeat-containing protein At1g62350-like: protein MILTRPGPTSRLIAETEWTRHCNSAEMSHCTLWSSPSRTRTLELKGNGGYRTVERVKRGIFTINMRDRSQNRKPLQRGRNLSIEAIQAVQALKRAKRDESSLERVFESKVRRLLKLDMIAVLKQLLNQNECLLALKVFDDVRKEYWYKPQVSLYAEMIRVLGSNGLFEQVHLLLSYLKKETGLELETEGFNALLRTLIDFDMTGPAIECFQLMKTSGCEPNKSSFRILIKGLESKGELDISATVKLDAQKYFGESLEFLEEEEDMTVGFNYN, encoded by the exons aTGATATTGACCCGGCCCGGCCCAACGAGTCGACTAATAGCGGAGACAGAGTGGACTCGCCACTGCAACTCAGCGGAAATGAGTCATTGTACGCTCTGGAGCTCTCCATCCAGAACCAGAACCCTAGAATTGAAGGGAAATGGAGGATACAGGACTGTAGAGAGGGTGAAGAGAGGGATTTTCACTATAAATATGAGAGACAGAAGTCAGAATCGGAAGCCATTGCAGAGAGGGAGGAATCTGAGCATCGAAGCGATTCAGGCAGTGCAGGCACTGAAGCGCGCTAAGAGAGATGAGTCGTCGCTGGAGAGAGTGTTTGAGTCGAAGGTCCGGCGTTTGTTGAAGCTTGATATGATCGCCGTTCTTAAGCAACTTCTGAACCAGAACGAATGCCTTCTGGCCCTAAAG GTTTTTGATGATGTTCGGAAGGAGTATTGGTATAAGCCTCAAGTTTCACTCTATGCCGAAATGATTAGGGTGCTTGGTAGCAATGGGTTGTTTGAACAGGTTCACCTTCTCCTCtcttacttgaaaaaggaaacTGGTCTAGAGCTTGAAACTGAGGGCTTTAATGCTCTGTTGAGGACTTTGATTGATTTCGACATGACTGGGCCTGCAATTGAGTGTTTTCAGTTAATGAAAACATCCGGATGTGAACCCAATAAGTCCTCCTTCAGAATACTGATAAAGGGTTTAGAATCAAAGGGAGAATTGGATATTTCAGCCACTGTAAAGCTGGAtgctcaaaaatattttggtgaATCACTGGAGTTTCTAGAGGAGGAGGAAGACATGACAGTGGGCTTCAACTATAACTGA
- the LOC117911225 gene encoding glutamate--tRNA ligase, chloroplastic/mitochondrial — translation MASLVGSPWMKIRVIPEVAPPFLRRSSSLFRRSFSVSCSVEAPPKKLEGEVRVRFAPSPTGNLHVGGARTALFNYLFARSKGGKFVLRIEDTDLERSTKQSEEALLQDLSWLGLHWDEGPGVGGDYGPYRQSERNSLYKQYAEKLLESGHVYQCFCSNEELEKMKEIAKLKQLPPVYTGKWASATAEEVQEKLERGTPYTYRFRVPKEGSLKIDDLIRGEVRWNLDTLGDFVIMRSNGQPVYNFCVTVDDATMAISHVIRAEEHLPNTLRQALLYKALGFAMPSFAHVSLILAPDRSKLSKRHGATSVGQFKEMGFLPQAMVNYLALLGWGDGTENEFFTLKHLVEKFSIDRVNKGGAIFDSTKLRWMNGQHLRSLPSEELTKLIGERWKNTGILIQSDGPFVEEAVALLKDGIDLITDSDKALSNLLSYPLCATLTSPEGKPVLEDKLSEVSSSLLAAYDSGELLQALEEGPAGWQKWVKSFGKSLKRKGKSLFMPLRVLLTGKLHGPDMGASVLLLHRAGTCGVVAPQVGFVTLEDRFKMLREVEWEALNKDQPPLESAAPAIN, via the exons ATGGCGAGTTTGGTAGGGTCACCGTGGATGAAGATTAGGGTCATTCCGGAGGTGGCTCCGCCGTTTCTCCGCCGCTCGTCGTCTCTGTTTCGGAGGAGTTTTTCAGTGTCTTGTTCGGTTGAAGCGCCTCCGAAGAAGCTCGAAGGGGAGGTTCGCGTTCGTTTCGCTCCTTCTCCCACTGGAAACCTCCATGTTGGTGGCGCGAGGACTGCCCTCTTCAATTACTTGTTCGCCAGGTCCAAAGGTGGGAAGTTTGTTCTTCGGATTGAAGATACTGACCTGGAGAGGTCTACTAAGCAATCAGAGGAAGCTCTGTTGCAGGATCTGTCCTGGCTCGGTCTCCACTGGGATGAAG GTCCTGGTGTTGGTGGAGACTATGGTCCTTATAGGCAGTCTGAAAGGAATTCTTTGTACAAGCAATATGCAGAGAAGCTTTTAGAATCTGGTCATGTTTATCAGTGTTTCTGTTCGAATGAG GAATTAGAAAAGATGAAGGAGATTGCAAAGCTAAAGCAACTGCCTCCAGTATACACAGGAAAGTGGGCCAGTGCGACAGCTGAAGAAGTACAAGAAAAGCTAGAAAGGGGAACTCCTTATACATACAGATTTCGTGTGCCAAAAGAGGGAAGTTTGAAAATTGATGACCTTATCCGTGGCGAA GTTAGATGGAACTTGGATACACTTGGAGATTTTGTGATCATGAGGAGCAACGGACAACCAGTTTACAATTTTTGTGTCACAGTTGATGATGCCACCATGGCTATTTCTCATGTTATTAG AGCAGAAGAGCATTTACCAAACACTCTCAGGCAAGCATTGTTGTATAAG GCTCTTGGATTTGCCATGCCTTCGTTTGCACATGTTTCCCTAATCCTTGCACCTGATCGGAGTAAACTATCAAAACGACATGGTGCAACTTCAGTGGGTCAG TTCAAGGAGATGGGGTTCCTGCCTCAGGCAATGGTGAACTACCTTGCACTGCTGGGTTGGGGTGATGGCACTGAAAATGAATTCTTCACCCTGAAGCACCTTG TTGAAAAGTTCTCAATTGATCGTGTTAACAAAGGTGGTGCCATCTTTGATTCCACCAAGTTAAG GTGGATGAATGGTCAGCACTTAAGGTCACTCCCATCAGAAGAGTTGACCAAGCTCATTGGTGAGCGCTGGAAAAACACTGGTATTCTCATTCAGTCAGATGGGCCTTTCGTAGAG GAGGCTGTTGCACTGCTCAAGGACGGGATTGATTTGATAACAGATTCAGACAAGGCCCTCTCTAACTTGCTTTCCTATCCTTTATGTGCTACCTTAACCAG TCCTGAAGGTAAACCTGTCTTGGAAGATAAGCTGTCTGAAGTTTCATCCAGCTTGTTAGCCGCCTATGACAGCGGTGAACTTCTCCAAGCCCTTGAGGAAGGCCCTGCTGGCTGGCAGAAGTGGGTGAAGAGCTTTGGCAAATCACTGAAACGCAAG GGGAAATCGCTTTTCATGCCTCTTCGAGTTTTGCTAACCGGAAAACTCCATGGCCCAGACATGGGGGCTAGTGTGCTTTTACTCCACAGAGCTGGGACCTGTGGAGTTGTTGCTCCTCAGGTTGGGTTTGTGACACTGGAAGATAGGTTCAAAATGCTGAGAGAAGTTGAATGGGAAGCATTAAACAAGGATCAGCCTCCTCTGGAGTCTGCTGCTCCAGCAATTAACTGA